One genomic window of Cucurbita pepo subsp. pepo cultivar mu-cu-16 unplaced genomic scaffold, ASM280686v2 Cp4.1_scaffold002148, whole genome shotgun sequence includes the following:
- the LOC111786616 gene encoding clustered mitochondria protein-like, with product MFLTDVVLPKFIQDLCTLEVSPMDGQTLTEALHAQGINVRYIGKVAEGTKHLPHLWDLCSNEIAVRSAKHILKDVLRDTEDHDLGMALSHFFNCFFGSCQVLATKAASNIQSRTPKKDQVGHHHSSGKNLRGQARWKGRTLAKKSQSSYMSVSSDSLWADIRNFGKLKYQDQVGHHHSSGKNLRGQARWKGRTLAKKSQSSYMSVSSDSLWADIRNFGKLKYQ from the exons ATGTTCCTCACAGATGTTGTGCTTCCAAAATTCATTCAAGATCTCTGCACACTGGAAGTCTCACCAATGGATGGCCAGACCTTGACTGAGGCACTCCATGCTCAGGGAATTAATGTTCGGTATATAGGAAAA GTTGCTGAGGGCACTAAACATTTACCCCATTTATGGGACCTTTGTTCTAATGAGATTGCAGTTAGATCTGCAAAGCACATTCTTAAG GATGTTTTGAGAGATACTGAAGATCATGACTTAGGGATGGCACTTTCACATTTCTTCAATTGTTTCTTTGGAAGTTGTCAAGTACTTGCTACAAAAGCAGCTAGTAATATTCAGTCCAGAACCCCAAAGAAG GACCAAGTGGGTCACCATCATTCTTCCGGAAAAAATTTAAGGGGACAAGCCAGATGGAAAGGTAGAACACTTGCAAAAAAGAGTCAATCCTCATATATGAGTGTTAGCTCAGATTCTCTTTGGGCTGACATTCGAAATTTTGGAAAGCTCAAATATCAG GACCAAGTGGGTCACCATCATTCTTCCGGAAAAAATTTAAGGGGACAAGCCAGATGGAAAGGTAGAACACTTGCAAAAAAGAGTCAATCCTCATATATGAGTGTTAGCTCAGATTCTCTTTGGGCTGACATTCGAAATTTTGGAAAGCTCAAATATCAG